The Streptomyces durmitorensis genome contains the following window.
ACCGGGTTCGTCGTCGCCGGCGCCGACGGGTACATCGCCCCGGCCGAGGAGCAGGTCCTGCGGGAGGCCTGCGCGGCGCTCGGCGTCTCGCCGCAGGAGTTCGGCCTCTGATCACGGAGTGCACTGCGTGCAGCTGGGGCCCGCACCGGAAGGTGCGGGCCCCAGCTGTTTGCGCGCGGCCCTTGCGACTTCAGCATATGACGACTAGTCATATGGCTGATCGAAACAAGTGCGGCGGTCAGGCCGCAGCGGGTCAACTCCCTGGAGGGCACGTGAAGTTCTCCGTCATATTCGAAGCGCAGCTCGCCGACCCCACCGTCGAGCGCGAGCATCAACTCATCCATGACAGCGTCGAACAGGCCGTCCTCGCCGAGCGGATGGGCTTCGACCGCATCTGGGCGGTCGAGCACCACTCCCTCAAGTGGTACGCCCACATGAGCGCCCCGGAGATCTTCCTGACCTGGGTCGCCGCCCGCACCAGCACCATCCGCATCGGGCACGGCGTGGTCTGCATGCCGTTCCACTTCAACCACCCGGCGCGGGTCGCCGAGCGGGCCGCCATGCTCGATCTGCTCTCCGGCGGACGGCTCGACCTCGGTGCGGGGCGTGGCGGAACGCTCCAGGAGACCTCGCTCTGCGGCGTCGACAAGGAACGTACGACGCAAGAGGTCGAGGAAGCGCTGCAGATCATCGGGAAGGCCTGGGAGAGCGAGGAGCTGGAGCATCATGGCGCGCTGCTCGACATCGATCCGCACCCCATCCTGCCCCGGCCGAAGCAGACCCCGCACCCGCCGCTCTTCCTCGCGTGCAGCAGGACCGAGACCCTGACGCAGGCCGCCGAACTCGGCATCGGGGCCCTGGTCATGGGCTTCGCGGGGCCCGAGTCGATCGCCGGGATGCGCGCGGCGTACGACTCCGCGATCGCGGGCCGCGGCGACGAGCGTTTCGTGTCCAGCGTCGTCAACGACCACTTCTCCGTGCTCTGCCCGACCATCGTGCTCGACGACGGGGACGCGGCCCGGCGCGTGGGCATCCGCGGACAGCGGTTCTTCGCACAGTCCATCGGGCACTGGTACGGCGGGGCGGGCATCCCCGATGAGGCCGTGGTCGAGGGAGCCGACGAGGCGGCCGCGATGCGCGAGGCCGCCGAGCAGGTCGTCGCGCGGCTGAACGAGCACGACATCCCGGTGCGGCCCACCTCCACGGCCACCTTCAACGCCGATCACGCCTATGGCACCGCCGACGACGCCATCGCGTACGTGGAGCGGCTTCGCGACGCGGGCGCCGACGAGATCATGTGCCTCATCCAGATGGGCACCGTCCCGCAGGAGGCCTGCATGGAGACCCTGCGGCAGTGGGGCGAGAAGGTCATCCCGTACTTCCGGGCCCAGGAGGCGGGGTGACGACGGCCCCGACCGCGGGCGGCGATCGCCTCGCCCCGGGCGCGCGCCCCCTCGTCGACGCGCTGAGCGCCGCGTTCCCCGACCTCGGCGGTGCCGTCACCGACGCGGCCGAGGCCCGGCGCATCCTGGCCGCGACGCCTCCTTCGGGCAAGGCCGCACCGCACGTGGGGACGGTCGAGGACCGGAGCATTCCCGGTCCCGCCGGGGCTCCCGACCTGCCCGTGCGCGTCTACCGCCCCGAGGGGGCGAGCCGGCCGCGCCCCACCGTCGTCTTCTTCCACGGCGGCGGCTACACCCTCTGCGACCTCGACACCCACGACGCCACGGCCCGCACCCTGTGCGCCGAGTCCGGCGCCGTCGTCGTCTCCGTCGCCTACCGCCTCGCCCCCGAGCACCGCTTCCCCGCGGCCACCGAGGACGCGTACGCGGCCCTGTGCTGGGCCGCGGCCAAGACGCGGGCGGGTGCGCTCGGCGGGGATCCGGGCGCCGTAGTGACGGCGGGGGACAGCAGCGGGGGCGGCCTCGCCACCGTCGCGGCCCTCATGGCGCGGGATCGGGGCGGGCCCGCCGTGGCGCTCCAGGTGCTGATCTACCCGGTGCTCGACGCGGGACAGGGCAGCGGCTCGTATACGTCGAACGCGACCGGCTACTTCCTCACGGCCGCGCACATGCGGTGGTTCTGGGAGCAGTACCTCGGGCCGGACGGCGACGGCACGCACCCCTACGCCTCGCCCCTGGGCGCGGACCTCGCCGCGCTGCCGCCCGCGCACATCGTCACCGCGGGCTGCGACCCGCTCTGCGACGAGGGCGGGGCCTACGCGGTCAGGCTGCGTCTGGCGGGGGTGCCGGTGACGCAGGGGCACTACCCCGGGATGTTCCACGGCTTCCTGGGCTTCACGCGGCTCCTGGAGGATGCGCGGGCCGCGGTGGCAGATGTGGCAGAAGCGGTTGCCTCAGCGGTGTACGACAGGAAAAACAGCGGTGATGTTGGGGGTACCACAGGATAATTTCCCGAGCCTCCTCTTGTGGTGGAGAGCCTCGCACGCATACGGTGTTCTAACGCGAGGTTCTCCCGTGGAGGTTGACAAGTGACGGAAATTCTTGTGCAGAGGGTTACGGAGGGGTCGGTTCCTCCCGTGAGCGGGGGTGCCCCCGTGCAAAGGGTCGTGGAGCACCCGGCTTGGCCGATGCTCAAGGACGCCGTGGAAGAGATCCGCCCGTGGCAGTCCGCGGACGGGTCGATCGACTTCGACGCGGAGGGTGCCCCGGCCAGGTCCGTGGCCGAACTCGCCGTCGACCGCGTGATATCCGCGATCGCCCAGCTCGCCCCGCTCCTGCCGCACGACGCCGCGTACCACCAGGCGCTCGGCGCCGACCTGCGCCGCTGGGCGGACGACGGCTTCCAGGTGCCGGACTTCCTCGACTCGCTGCTCGCCTTCCAGCCCGCGGCACACCGCGAGGACGGCCTCCAGCACCTCGTGGTCTTCCCCATGTACACGCAGAACGGCAACCCGGACCGCAATCTCGAAGCGCTCGTCCTGCGCATGGTCTGGCCGGACTGGCTGGCCGAGCTCGAGCGCACGCGCTACGACAACGCGCTGTTCTGCGGCATCACCTTCGAGGACTTCACCGCCGGGTACGACACGAACTCGGCCGTGCTCTTCCCGGAGACCATCGCCGTGCGCGAGGCCCCCGAGCGCTTCAGCTGGGGCGGCATCTTCTGCGACCGCGAGGCGGCCCGCTTCCGCCGCGTCACCGAGGCCTCCGTCGACATCCTCGGGCTCGAACTGCCCGACGACATCCGCGAGATGATCGGCGACCAGGACCGCTGCCAGCAGGCGTTCGTCCTGTGGGACATGGTCCACGACCGCACCCACAGCCACGGCGACCTGCCCTTCGACCCCTTCATGATCAAGCAGCGCCAGCCGTTCTGGATGTACGGCCTGGAGGAGCTGCGCTGCGACCTCACCGCCTTCAAGGAGGCCGTGAAGCTGGAGGCCGAGGGCGTCCCGCAGGCGCGTGACGTGCAGTACGCGGTCCTCTTCGACCGGATGTTCCGCTTCCCGGTCACCGGTGACCGTGTCAAGAACTACGACGGCCTCGGCGGCCAGCTCCTCTTCGCGTACCTCCACAAGCACGACGTCGTCCGCTGGACCGACAACAAGCTCAAGATCGACTGGGAGCGCGCACCGCAGGTCACCAACCAGCTGTGCTCCGAGATCGAGGAGCTCTACCGCGCGGGCATCGACCGCCCCAAGCTGGTCCACTGGTTCGCCGCGTACGACCTGGTCTCCCAGTACCTCGCCCCGCACCCGGGATCGCGCTGGGCCAAGGGCCCGGACGCCCTCGACACACAGCTTCCGCCCCGGAAACTCGTCGACGAGGTGCTTCCTGACGAGTTTCCGCTCAGCATGTTCTATGAGGCGCTCTCCAAGAAGCTCAAGCACGTGATCGCCTCCACCAAGGGGATCACCGCGGCAGGCGCCGAGCAGGTCGCCGCATGAGCGACCGCACCAAGGAGGCGAGGACGATGTCCGCACTCGATGGAGCCGTGGTCGCGGTCGCGGGGGCAGGCGGTCCGGCAGGCCGTGCCACGCTGCTCAGGCTCGCCGAGGCCGGAGCCACGGTCGTGGCGTCCGACGCCGACGCGGCACGCCTCGCGGAGGCCGTGGACGCCGCACGGTACGCGCACGGCGGGGCCACCGTCATAGGCGACACGGTCGATCTCCTGGACCTGGGCGCGACCCGGGAGTGGGCGACCCGCACGGAGAAGGAGTTCGGGCGGATCGACGGCCTGGTCCACCTCGTCGGCGGCTGGCGCGGCAGCGCCACCTTCGCCGAGACCGACCTCGCCGACTGGGACCTGCTCGAAAAGCTCCTGATCCGCACCGTGCAGCACACCTCGCTCGCCTTCCAGGACGGCCTGCAGCGCAGCGACCGCGGCCGCTATCTCCTGATCAGCGCGGCCGGCGCCTCCAAGCCCACGGCGGGCAACGCGGCGTACTCCGCCTCGAAGGCCGCCGCCGAGGCCTGGACGCTCGCCCTCGGCGACGCCTTCCGCAAGGCGGGGGCCGAGCAGGGCCTGACATCGGCGGCTGCCATCCTGGTGGTCAAGGCGCTGGTGCACGACGCGATGCGCGCGGAGCGGCCCAACGCGAAGTTCGCGGGCTTCACGGACGTCAAGGAGCTGGCCGAGGCCATCGCCGGAGTCTGGGAGCGGCCCGCCGGAGAAGTGAACGGAAACCGCCTGTGGCTGACCGAGAAGCCGTGACCGCTCGCGACACCCGTGACAGAGAAGCCGTGAACCCTCCGAAGACCGACGCACGCCGTCACCACGACCCGGACGTACGGGGGTTCGCCAGCGACAACTACGCGGGCGCCCACCCGGAGGTGCTCGCCGCCATCGCGCTGGCCAACGGCGGTCACCAGATCGCGTACGGCGAGGACGACTACACCGCCAACCTCCAGCAGGTCATCCGCGGTCACTTCGGCCCCACGGCCGAGGCGTTCCCGGTCTTCAACGGCACAGGGGCCAACGTCGTCGCGCTCCAGGCGATTACCGACCGCTGGGGCGCGGTGATCTGCGCCGAGTCCGCGCACATCAACGTGGACGAGGGCGGCGCCCCCGAGCGCATGGGCGGCCTGAAGCTGCTCACGGTGCCCACGCCCGACGGCAAGCTCACGCCCGAGCTGATCGACAAGCAGGCCTTCGGCTGGGACGACGAGCACCGGGCGATGCCGCAGGTCGTGTCGATCGCGCAGAACACCGAACTGGGCACGCTCTACACGCCCGACGAGATCCGCGCCATCTGCGACCACGCCCACGGGCTCGGCATGAAGGTGCACCTGGACGGCTCGCGCATATCGAACGCCGCCGCGTCCCTCGACGTCCCCATGCGGACGTTCACGAACGCGGTCGGCGTGGACATCCTGTCCCTGGGCGGCACGAAGAACGGCGCGCTCTTCGGGGAGGCCGTGGTCGTCCTCAACCAGGACGCCGTCAGCCACATGAAGCATCTGCGCAAGCTGTCCATGCAGCTCGCCTCCAAGATGCGCTTCGTGTCGGTGCAGTTGGAGGCGTTGCTCGCCAAGGACCTCTGGCTGCGCAACGCCCGGCACGCGAACGAGATGGCGCAACGCCTCGCGGAGGGGGTGCGCGCCGTCCACGGCGTGGAGATCCTCTACCCGGTGCAGGCCAACGCGGTCTTCGCGCGGCTGCCGCACGACGTGAGCGAGCGGCTGCAGAAGCAGTACCGCTTCTACTTCTGGGACGAGGCGGCGGGCGACGTCCGCTGGATGTGCGCGTTCGACACGCGCGAGGAGGACGTGGACGGGTTCGTGGCGGCGCTCAAGGAAGAGATGGCGCGCTGATCGGGGCCACCACCCCTCCGTGTGCATAGATATACGACCGACCGCAATTGCATTGACGTGCGGTCGGTCGTATTCCTATGCTCCCGTGCCATGCAGCTGATCCAGGAAAACCCTGACCTGTCGGTGTACTTGGCCGCCGACGATGTGGTCGACCACCGGCATCCACTGGTCCGCGAGGTGGCGGCCGGTCTTGCAAAGTCATCCGTCGATACGTACGCATACGCCCGCGCCGCCTTCGAGTTCGTGCGCGACGCCATCCCGCACTCGCAGGACTCCGGCCGCATGGAGGTCACCTGGCGTGCCTCCGACGTCCTTCGGGAGCACACCGGTATCTGTACCGCCAAGTCCCATGCCCTGGCCGCCCTGCTGCGGGCCGAGGACATCCCGACGGCGTTCTGCTACCAGCGGCTGCGGGACGACAACACCAGTGGTTACTCCCTGCACGGCCTCGTCGCCGTACGCCTCGACGGCGCCTGGCACCGGCAGGACCCGCGCGGGAACATCCCGGCCGGGGTCGACGCGCAGTTCTGTCTCGGCGAGGAACGGCTGGCCTGGCCCGTGGATCCTCAGTCCAATGAAGTGGACTATCCAGTCCTGTATGCTAAACCGAGCCCGGTGGCGCTCCGTGTCCTCAAGGAAGCCCGGGACCGGACGCACCTCTGGCAGATCTACCCCTCAGCACTGTGACGCACGAACTGTGAGGCACGACGGACCATGACCATCGACCTGACCGTCTCCGACGAGGTCCGCGCCCTCGCGCCCGGCTTCACCCACGTCGCCATCGAGGCCTACGGACTCGTCAACCAGCCCAGCACCGACGCGACCTCGGTCCTCCTCGACGAGGCCGCGCGCCGCCTCGCCGAGCGGCTCGACGGCCGCGCCCCGCACGAGGACCCGCACATGGTGGCCTGGCGCGCGGCGTACACCGCGTTCGGCGCGAAGCCGTCCCGTACGCGCAACTCCGCCGAGGCGCTCGCCAAGCGCGCACTCGCCGACGGCGGCCTGCCGCGGATCAACACCCTCGTCGACGTCTACAACGCGATCAGCGTCGCCCACCTGATCCCGGTCGGCGGTGAGGACCTGGACCACATCAAGGGCGGCATGCGCCTGGTGCGGGCCACCGGCACCGAGGACTTCGTCACCATGGCCGCGGGCGAGCAGGCCGTCGAGCACCCGGACGCGGGCGAGGTCGTCTGGTGCGACGACGAGGGCGTCACCTGCCGGCGCTGGAACTGGCGCCAGGGTCCGCGCACCCGCCTCACGGAGGAGTCGGTCAACGCCATCTTCCTGCTGGAGGGGATGGGGCCGGACTCCGGTGTCGAGGCCGCGGGCACCGAACTCGCCGAACTGCTCGAGAAGTTCAGCCCCGGCGCGCAGCTCACCGTCCACGCGCCGGAGCGGGCGTCGAAGCGCCCGGAGTAATCGATTCAGCTCGCCTCGGCGGCCTTCACCTCGGCCGGAGTCGGCGCGGTGCCGCCGAGGTGCGCCGGCATCCACCACGTGTCGTTCGGGCCCTTGGGGCGTACGGGATAGGCGCGCTGCGCCGCTTCGAGGAGCTCCTGACAGCGCTCGCGAAGGCGCCGCGTGATCGCACCCGCGAACTGGTCCGTGGGCGCCTCGACCGGCTCACCGACCCGGATCGTGATCGGGATGTGGCTGCGCTTGAAGTTGCGCGGCTGCCCCTTGGTCCACAGCCGCTGCGTGCCCCACAAGGCCATCGGGATCAGCGGGACGCCCGCCTCCTGCGCCAGGCGCGCGGCGCCCGACTTGAAGGACTTCAGCGTGAACGAGGGCGAGATCGTGGCCTCGGGGAAGACGCCGATGATCTCCCCGGAGCGCAGCGAGTCGAGCGCGTGCTGGTAGGCCGCCTCGCCCTGCTTGCGGTCGACGGGGATGTGCTTCATCCCGCGCATCAGCGGGCCGGAGATCTTGTGCCGGAACACCGACTCCTTGGCCATGAAGCGCACGAGCCGCTTCTGCGGCAGGGCCGCGAGGCCGTCGAAGATGAAGTCCAGATAGCTGATGTGGTTGCTGACGAGTACCGCGCCGCCGGAGCGTGGGATGTTCTCCGACCCTTTGCAGTCGATCTTCAGGTCCCATGCCTTGAACAGCGTTTTCGCGGCACCGATGACCGGAGGGTAGACAAGCTCTGCCATGGGTGGGGAGGGCCCTTCGTTTCTGCCTGGGGAGGGGGTTCCCGGCGGGAAGTTACGCAGCCGTAGGTTTTTCGGCGTTGCGCAGATCGTGCCCCAAGAACGGACGGCTGACCACCCATCGTGCCCGGGGAGCGCGAGATTCTCGTCACGTCGGGAATGTCTGCGGGCGCGCGGACGCTGAAGACGGGGACGGTTGGATCATGACACAGGGGCGGGAGGCTGACGTGCGGATACGCGACGCGGGAGACCGGCTCGACGCGCCGGCACCGGGCGCGTGGGCGGGCCACGAACTGGGGGAGCGCGCCACGCTCGTGCAGTTCTCCAGCGCCTTCTGCCAGCCCTGTCGTGCCACTCGCCGCGTCCTCGCCGAGGTGGCCGGAATGGTTCCCGGCGTCTCCCATGTGGAGATCGACGCCGAGGCCGAGCTCGATCTCGTACGGGAACTGCGCATCCTCAAGACGCCGACGGTGCTGGTGCTCGACGCGGACGGACAGGTCGTGCTGCGCGCGACCGGGCAGCCGCGCAAGGTCGATGTGATCGCCGCCCTCGGCAAGGCCGTGTGAGACCGGGGTGCATGGGGGAGGAGCGCCATGAGGCAGGGAAGGAACGGCGCGGGACAGGGAGGGGGCGGCGTGCCACAGGGGCGGGAGACCGCGATGAGGGCAGGGCGCGGGACCGTGACGACGCAGGTCCAGGGCGCGGCCGGCCGTCTTTCACATCGCGGAACGGACTTGACTGTGCCCGGCATCTATCGCCAGCCTTCTCCCATGCCTCCGGAGCTCCTTCTCTACGAGCGCGTCCACGTGGACCTCGCCCGTCATGCAAGTGCGCGCTGTCCGGGCTGCTGAGCAGCCACGGAATCGCTCGTACCTCCTGCAGAAGGACAATTCCATGACGGCCACGCCCGATCTCCGCACTCCCCAGCTCGCATCCCCCGACCTCCTGCGCTCCGTCTTCCGGCAGCACGCGGCGGGGGTCGCCGTGATCACGGCCCAGGGCCCCTCCGGGCCCGTCGGCTTCACCGCCACCTCGCTCGTCTCGGTCTCCGCCGAGCCCCCGATGCTCTCGTTCGGCATCGGTACGGGGGCCTCCAGCTGGCCCGCGGTCTCGGAGGCCGAACACGTCGGCGTCCACATACTCGGCGAGCACCAGCGCGACCTCGCCACGACCTTCGCGCGCAGCGGCGCCGACCGCTTCGGCGCGGGCACGCGCTGGTACGAGGGGCCTGAGGGAGTGCCCGTGCTGGACGGCACGCTGGCCTGGCTCGCCTGCAGGGTCGCGGCGCGGGTGCCCGCGGGTGACCACCGGATCGTGCTGGCCGAGGCGGTGGTGGGGGACCCCGCGGGCGCGGGCCGACCCCTGCTTTACCACCAGGGGCGCTTCAACGCGCTGCGTGACTGAGAGTTCCCGGACGGCCCCCTTCGCGCCCGATTACAGAGCGTTGGGAAGGTCACAGTTCAAAGCGCTTGCTTAGT
Protein-coding sequences here:
- a CDS encoding B3/B4 domain-containing protein — translated: MTIDLTVSDEVRALAPGFTHVAIEAYGLVNQPSTDATSVLLDEAARRLAERLDGRAPHEDPHMVAWRAAYTAFGAKPSRTRNSAEALAKRALADGGLPRINTLVDVYNAISVAHLIPVGGEDLDHIKGGMRLVRATGTEDFVTMAAGEQAVEHPDAGEVVWCDDEGVTCRRWNWRQGPRTRLTEESVNAIFLLEGMGPDSGVEAAGTELAELLEKFSPGAQLTVHAPERASKRPE
- a CDS encoding lysophospholipid acyltransferase family protein, producing the protein MAELVYPPVIGAAKTLFKAWDLKIDCKGSENIPRSGGAVLVSNHISYLDFIFDGLAALPQKRLVRFMAKESVFRHKISGPLMRGMKHIPVDRKQGEAAYQHALDSLRSGEIIGVFPEATISPSFTLKSFKSGAARLAQEAGVPLIPMALWGTQRLWTKGQPRNFKRSHIPITIRVGEPVEAPTDQFAGAITRRLRERCQELLEAAQRAYPVRPKGPNDTWWMPAHLGGTAPTPAEVKAAEAS
- a CDS encoding alpha/beta hydrolase; the encoded protein is MTTAPTAGGDRLAPGARPLVDALSAAFPDLGGAVTDAAEARRILAATPPSGKAAPHVGTVEDRSIPGPAGAPDLPVRVYRPEGASRPRPTVVFFHGGGYTLCDLDTHDATARTLCAESGAVVVSVAYRLAPEHRFPAATEDAYAALCWAAAKTRAGALGGDPGAVVTAGDSSGGGLATVAALMARDRGGPAVALQVLIYPVLDAGQGSGSYTSNATGYFLTAAHMRWFWEQYLGPDGDGTHPYASPLGADLAALPPAHIVTAGCDPLCDEGGAYAVRLRLAGVPVTQGHYPGMFHGFLGFTRLLEDARAAVADVAEAVASAVYDRKNSGDVGGTTG
- a CDS encoding threonine aldolase family protein, translated to MNPPKTDARRHHDPDVRGFASDNYAGAHPEVLAAIALANGGHQIAYGEDDYTANLQQVIRGHFGPTAEAFPVFNGTGANVVALQAITDRWGAVICAESAHINVDEGGAPERMGGLKLLTVPTPDGKLTPELIDKQAFGWDDEHRAMPQVVSIAQNTELGTLYTPDEIRAICDHAHGLGMKVHLDGSRISNAAASLDVPMRTFTNAVGVDILSLGGTKNGALFGEAVVVLNQDAVSHMKHLRKLSMQLASKMRFVSVQLEALLAKDLWLRNARHANEMAQRLAEGVRAVHGVEILYPVQANAVFARLPHDVSERLQKQYRFYFWDEAAGDVRWMCAFDTREEDVDGFVAALKEEMAR
- a CDS encoding thioredoxin family protein, with the protein product MTQGREADVRIRDAGDRLDAPAPGAWAGHELGERATLVQFSSAFCQPCRATRRVLAEVAGMVPGVSHVEIDAEAELDLVRELRILKTPTVLVLDADGQVVLRATGQPRKVDVIAALGKAV
- a CDS encoding DUF6421 family protein codes for the protein MTEILVQRVTEGSVPPVSGGAPVQRVVEHPAWPMLKDAVEEIRPWQSADGSIDFDAEGAPARSVAELAVDRVISAIAQLAPLLPHDAAYHQALGADLRRWADDGFQVPDFLDSLLAFQPAAHREDGLQHLVVFPMYTQNGNPDRNLEALVLRMVWPDWLAELERTRYDNALFCGITFEDFTAGYDTNSAVLFPETIAVREAPERFSWGGIFCDREAARFRRVTEASVDILGLELPDDIREMIGDQDRCQQAFVLWDMVHDRTHSHGDLPFDPFMIKQRQPFWMYGLEELRCDLTAFKEAVKLEAEGVPQARDVQYAVLFDRMFRFPVTGDRVKNYDGLGGQLLFAYLHKHDVVRWTDNKLKIDWERAPQVTNQLCSEIEELYRAGIDRPKLVHWFAAYDLVSQYLAPHPGSRWAKGPDALDTQLPPRKLVDEVLPDEFPLSMFYEALSKKLKHVIASTKGITAAGAEQVAA
- a CDS encoding transglutaminase-like domain-containing protein, whose product is MQLIQENPDLSVYLAADDVVDHRHPLVREVAAGLAKSSVDTYAYARAAFEFVRDAIPHSQDSGRMEVTWRASDVLREHTGICTAKSHALAALLRAEDIPTAFCYQRLRDDNTSGYSLHGLVAVRLDGAWHRQDPRGNIPAGVDAQFCLGEERLAWPVDPQSNEVDYPVLYAKPSPVALRVLKEARDRTHLWQIYPSAL
- a CDS encoding LLM class flavin-dependent oxidoreductase, translating into MKFSVIFEAQLADPTVEREHQLIHDSVEQAVLAERMGFDRIWAVEHHSLKWYAHMSAPEIFLTWVAARTSTIRIGHGVVCMPFHFNHPARVAERAAMLDLLSGGRLDLGAGRGGTLQETSLCGVDKERTTQEVEEALQIIGKAWESEELEHHGALLDIDPHPILPRPKQTPHPPLFLACSRTETLTQAAELGIGALVMGFAGPESIAGMRAAYDSAIAGRGDERFVSSVVNDHFSVLCPTIVLDDGDAARRVGIRGQRFFAQSIGHWYGGAGIPDEAVVEGADEAAAMREAAEQVVARLNEHDIPVRPTSTATFNADHAYGTADDAIAYVERLRDAGADEIMCLIQMGTVPQEACMETLRQWGEKVIPYFRAQEAG
- a CDS encoding SDR family NAD(P)-dependent oxidoreductase; translated protein: MSDRTKEARTMSALDGAVVAVAGAGGPAGRATLLRLAEAGATVVASDADAARLAEAVDAARYAHGGATVIGDTVDLLDLGATREWATRTEKEFGRIDGLVHLVGGWRGSATFAETDLADWDLLEKLLIRTVQHTSLAFQDGLQRSDRGRYLLISAAGASKPTAGNAAYSASKAAAEAWTLALGDAFRKAGAEQGLTSAAAILVVKALVHDAMRAERPNAKFAGFTDVKELAEAIAGVWERPAGEVNGNRLWLTEKP
- a CDS encoding flavin reductase family protein — its product is MTATPDLRTPQLASPDLLRSVFRQHAAGVAVITAQGPSGPVGFTATSLVSVSAEPPMLSFGIGTGASSWPAVSEAEHVGVHILGEHQRDLATTFARSGADRFGAGTRWYEGPEGVPVLDGTLAWLACRVAARVPAGDHRIVLAEAVVGDPAGAGRPLLYHQGRFNALRD